Proteins encoded within one genomic window of Mycolicibacterium aubagnense:
- a CDS encoding redoxin domain-containing protein, translating into MVTVGALSTYRLRHVPVWRAAAMMVAVLMLLVLTSVSVPKARADDRLQFTGTLLSGGTFNGASLVGRPAVLWFWTPWCPFCNAEAPGVHAVAAANPNVAFVGIAAHADPGAMSGFAGKYGLNFPIINDADGAIWARYQVPWQPAYVFYRADGSSTFVNNPTSAMSESELAERVSALTR; encoded by the coding sequence ATGGTCACCGTTGGAGCACTTTCGACGTACCGGCTGCGGCATGTCCCGGTCTGGCGCGCGGCCGCCATGATGGTCGCGGTGCTCATGTTGCTGGTCCTGACCAGCGTGAGTGTCCCGAAAGCTCGCGCCGACGATCGGTTGCAGTTCACCGGAACCCTGCTCAGCGGTGGCACGTTCAACGGAGCCAGCCTCGTCGGACGGCCGGCGGTGTTGTGGTTCTGGACGCCGTGGTGTCCGTTCTGCAACGCCGAAGCCCCCGGCGTACATGCGGTGGCGGCGGCCAACCCCAATGTGGCATTCGTCGGTATCGCGGCGCACGCCGACCCTGGCGCGATGAGTGGGTTTGCCGGCAAGTACGGGCTGAACTTCCCGATCATCAACGACGCCGACGGCGCGATCTGGGCGCGTTACCAGGTGCCGTGGCAACCCGCCTACGTCTTCTACCGGGCCGACGGCTCCTCGACCTTCGTCAACAACCCGACGTCGGCCATGTCGGAATCCGAACTGGCCGAACGGGTTTCGGCATTGACCAGGTGA